Proteins from a genomic interval of Papaver somniferum cultivar HN1 chromosome 4, ASM357369v1, whole genome shotgun sequence:
- the LOC113274970 gene encoding geraniol 8-hydroxylase-like, with amino-acid sequence MEYLNLLLLILLPVTLLKVFSWITKSSPTNLPPGPIPLPVFGNLFKLGKKPHESLTQLAQIYGPLMSLKLGFLTTIVISSSTIAKEVLQKHDQSFSSRTVIDAVTVLNHHESSIVWLPPSPQWRTLRKLTNSHIFTTQKLDSNRSLRHRKLEELVSYIRKSASAGSVINIGQAAFTTVLNLISNSFFSIDLADDFGSDSVCVFKDAVRGAMCEAGKPNLSDYFPMIRFMDLQGVRRGMSKHFGVLDEIFEKIIEKKLLTLQSREGKGDLLDMILDPSHDIGIQLQRHEIKSLLKDFFAAGTDTTSATIEWAMAELLHNPSKMAKAQSELSDILGKDGQIEESDIGRLPYLQAIVKETLRLHPPAPFLVPHKADNNVEIHDLVVPKGAQVLVNVWAIGRDPIQWKDPTCFIPERFLDSKTDYKGQDFGLIPFGSGRRICPGLPLAHRIIHLIVGLLIQSSFDWKLENGLRPEDLDMEEEFGFTLAKATGLRAIPINRL; translated from the exons ATGGAGTACTTGAATCTTCTTCTGTTAATTCTACTTCCTGTAACGCTTCTCAAAGTATTTTCATGGATTACTAAATCTTCACCCACAAATCTCCCACCCGGTCCTATTCCATTGCCCGtctttggaaatctttttaaactTGGAAAGAAGCCTCACGAGTCACTCACTCAATTAGCTCAAATCTACGGACCCTTGATGTCACTAAAACTCGGTTTCTTAACAACAATAGTCATTTCTTCTTCAACTATAGCCAAGGAAGTCTTACAAAAACATGATCAATCATTTTCAAGTCGCACCGTTATAGACGCGGTTACAGTACTTAATCACCATGAATCTTCAATCGTATGGTTACCTCCTTCACCTCAGTGGAGAACTCTTAGAAAATTAACCAACTCACATATTTTCACTACCCAAAAACTTGATTCAAATCGAAGCCTAAGGCACCGAAAGCTAGAGGAACTTGTTTCTTACATACGGAAAAGCGCAAGTGCTGGTTCTGTGATTAATATCGGTCAAGCTGCATTTACTACTGTGCTTAATTTGATATCGAATAGTTTCTTTTCGATTGATTTAGCTGATGATTTTGGTTCAGATTCTGTTTGTGTTTTTAAAGATGCCGTTAGAGGAGCAATGTGTGAAGCAGGAAAACCAAATTTGTCCGATTATTTTCCAATGATTAGATTCATGGATCTTCAAGGTGTGAGACGTGGTATGAGTAAGCATTTCGGAGTATTGGATGAGATATTTGAGAAGATTATAGAAAAGAAATTGTTGACTCTACAGTCTAGAGAGGGGAAAGGTGACTTGCTAGATATGATTCTTGATCCATCCCATGATATCGGAATCCAACTTCAACGtcatgaaatcaaatctttactcAAG GACTTCTTTGCTGCTGGTACAGATACTACCTCGGCCACGATAGAATGGGCAATGGCGGAATTACTTCACAACCCATCTAAGATGGCAAAGGCTCAATCAGAGCTTTCGGACATTTTAGGGAAAGACGGACAGATTGAAGAATCAGATATCGGTCGACTACCTTACTTGCAAGCAATTGTCAAAGAAACGCTTCGACTACACCCACCAGCACCGTTTTTAGTTCCTCATAAAGCAGATAACAATGTTGAAATTCATGATCTCGTTGTCCCTAAAGGTGCTCAGGTACTAGTCAATGTATGGGCAATTGGTCGAGATCCTATCCAATGGAAGGACCCAACTTGTTTTATCCCTGAAAGATTTTTAGATTCGAAAACTGATTATAAAGGTCAAGATTTTGGGTTGATTCCATTTGGATCGGGTCGTCGAATTTGTCCTGGTTTACCATTAGCACACAGAATAATACACTTAATTGTGGGTTTGCTTATACAATCATCATTTGATTGGAAACTAGAAAATGGATTGAGGCCAGAGGATTTGGATATGGAGGAAGAATTCGGGTTTACATTAGCCAAGGCTACTGGTCTTCGAGCAATTCCAATAAATAGATTATAA
- the LOC113273621 gene encoding geraniol 8-hydroxylase-like: MYSQGSQVLSLALFHWQFFRFERKKMDNLNLFMLIVLSCIFFKLVINSVAKRNLPPGPYRLPIIGNLLQLGKKPHESLTHLGKVHGPLMSLKLGSLTTVVISSPAIAKEVLQKHDQSFSSRTVLDAITIHDDHKYSMIWLPASPQWRALRKLTNSHIFSTQKLDSNQNSRQQKLDELVSYVGRNASSGSAVDIGQVAFTTVLNLMSNSLFSIDLADYNSNSGSTFKNTIRAIMWEAGKPNVSDYFPVLRFLDLQGIRRRTGKYIRILDDIFNQIIDQKLLVLQSREGNSSMSGGDMLDVILDPCHENGIQLQRHEINALLKDFFVAGTDTSSSTVEWAMAELLHNPFKMTKAQQEISTIIGKDRLIKERDIIRLPYLQAIVKETLRLHPPAPFLVPHKAVVDVKMHNFLVPKDAQILVNVSAMGRDPAIWTDPISFNPERFLDSKVDYRGQDFELIPFGSGRRSCPGLPLAHRMVHLIVGLLIQSFDWKLENGMRPEDLSMEEELGFTLTKATGLRAIPTNRL; this comes from the exons ATGTACTCCCAAGGCTCTCAAGTCTTAAGTTTAGCACTCTTTCATTGGCAGTTTTTTAGGtttgagagaaagaaaatggATAACTTGAATCTTTTCATGTTAATTGTGCTTTCATGTATATTTTTCAAGCTGGTTATCAATTCAGTTGCAAAGAGAAATCTCCCACCAGGTCCATATCGGCTACCTATCATCGGAAATCTTCTCCAACTCGGCAAAAAACCTCACGAGTCACTGACTCATCTCGGCAAAGTTCACGGTCCACTAATGTCACTAAAACTCGGTTCTTTAACGACAGTAGTCATTTCTTCTCCTGCAATAGCCAAAGAAGTTCTTCAAAAACATGATCAATCTTTTTCTAGTCGAACAGTTTTGGATGCAATTACGATACACGATGACCATAAATACTCAATGATATGGTTACCTGCTTCACCTCAGTGGAGAGCTCTTAGAAAATTGACAAATTCACATATTTTCAGTACTCAAAAACTTGATTCAAATCAAAACTCAAGGCAGCAAAAGTTAGATGAGCTTGTTTCTTACGTGGGCCGAAATGCAAGTTCAGGTTCTGCCGTTGACATTGGTCAAGTTGCTTTTACAACTGTTCTTAATTTGATGTCCAATAGTTTATTTTCTATTGATTTAGCTGATTACAATTCAAATTCTGGTTCTACCTTTAAGAATACTATAAGAGCAATTATGTGGGAAGCCGGAAAACCAAATGTTTCGGATTATTTCCCTGTTCTAAGATTTTTGGATTTGCAAGGTATTAGACGCCGTACGGGAAAGTACATTCGAATTCTGGATGATATTTTCAATCAGATTATAGATCAAAAATTGTTGGTATTACAGTCTCGAGAGGGAAATAGTAGTATGTCTGGTGgtgacatgcttgatgtgatTCTTGACCCATGCCATGAAAATGGAATCCAGCTTCAACGTCATGAAATAAATGCTCTACTTAAG gaCTTCTTCGTAGCTGGAACAGATACTAGCTCATCCACTGTGGAATGGGCAATGGCGGAGCTACTTCACAACCCATTTAAGATGACAAAGGCTCAACAGGAGATCTCAACCATTATAGGCAAAGACAGATTAATCAAAGAGAGAGATATCATCCGACTCCCGTACTTGCAAGCTATCGTGAAAGAGACGTTACGGCTTCACCCACCAGCTCCATTCTTGGTCCCGCACAAAGCAGTAGTCGATGTTAAAATGCATAATTTTCTTGTCCCTAAAGATGCTCAGATATTAGTGAATGTGTCGGCAATGGGTCGAGATCCTGCCATATGGACGGACCCTATTAGTTTTAATCCTGAAAGGTTTTTAGATTCCAAAGTTGATTATCGAGGTCAAGATTTTGAGTTGATTCCGTTTGGGTCTGGTCGTCGAAGTTGTCCCGGCTTACCGCTAGCACATAGAATGGTACATCTAATTGTGGGTTTGCTTATACAATCATTCGACTGGAAACTGGAAAATGGGATGAGACCAGAGGATTTGAGTATGGAAGAAGAACTTGGATTTACATTAACAAAGGCTACCGGTCTTCGAGCAATTCCTACTAATAGACTCTAA